One Phenylobacterium hankyongense DNA segment encodes these proteins:
- a CDS encoding NADH-quinone oxidoreductase subunit M: MTGILSLITYAPLVGVAAILLLRLLRGPEDVRAANAAKWIALVATLATLALSVLLVVQFNPNDAGFQFVEDAPWFASLHYRMGVDGISVLFVLLTAFLMPLCIAASWQSIEKRIPEYMIAFLLLETLVTGVFCALDLVLFYVFFEFGLVPMFLIIGIWGGQRRVYAAFKFFLYTLLGSVLMLAAILAMIGISGTSSIPELMTYHFAPQVQTWLWLAFFASFAVKMPMWPVHTWLPDAHVEAPTAGSVILAGILLKMGGYGFMRFSLPMFPAASHQFTPLIFALSVIAIVYTSLVAFRQTDIKKLIAYSSVAHMGFVTMGIFSGNVQGEQGALYQMLSHGVISGALFLCVGVVYDRMHTREIAFYGGLVSRMPWYAAVFMLFTMGNVGLPGTSGFVGEILTMAGAYGASTWTAIIAATGVILSAVYALSLYRRVVFGELVNPKLAAITDLDWREVAIFAPLIASTLVLGVYPNFVFNLTQTSVDHLVAVYRAAAGG, translated from the coding sequence ATGACCGGCATCCTTTCCCTCATTACCTACGCCCCGCTGGTCGGGGTCGCGGCCATCCTGCTGCTGCGCCTCCTGCGCGGCCCGGAGGACGTGCGCGCCGCCAATGCGGCCAAGTGGATCGCCCTGGTGGCGACGCTGGCCACCCTGGCGCTCTCCGTCCTGCTGGTGGTGCAGTTCAATCCCAACGACGCGGGCTTCCAGTTCGTCGAGGACGCGCCCTGGTTCGCAAGCCTCCACTACCGCATGGGCGTGGACGGCATCTCCGTGCTGTTCGTGCTGCTGACGGCGTTCCTGATGCCGCTCTGCATCGCCGCCTCCTGGCAGTCGATCGAGAAGCGCATCCCGGAATACATGATCGCCTTCCTGCTGCTGGAGACGCTGGTGACCGGCGTGTTCTGTGCGCTGGACCTGGTGCTGTTCTACGTCTTCTTCGAGTTCGGCCTGGTGCCGATGTTCCTGATCATCGGCATCTGGGGCGGCCAGCGGCGGGTCTACGCGGCGTTCAAGTTCTTCCTCTACACCCTGCTCGGCTCGGTGCTGATGCTGGCGGCGATCCTGGCGATGATCGGGATCTCCGGCACCAGCTCGATCCCCGAGCTGATGACCTACCACTTCGCGCCGCAGGTCCAGACCTGGCTGTGGCTGGCCTTCTTCGCCTCGTTCGCGGTGAAGATGCCGATGTGGCCGGTGCACACCTGGCTGCCCGACGCCCACGTGGAAGCGCCCACCGCGGGCTCGGTGATCCTGGCCGGCATCCTCCTGAAGATGGGCGGCTACGGCTTCATGCGCTTCAGCCTGCCGATGTTCCCGGCGGCCTCGCACCAGTTCACGCCGCTGATCTTCGCGTTGAGCGTGATCGCCATCGTCTACACCTCGCTGGTGGCGTTCCGGCAGACCGACATCAAGAAGCTGATCGCCTATTCGTCCGTCGCCCACATGGGCTTCGTGACCATGGGCATCTTCTCCGGCAACGTGCAGGGCGAGCAGGGGGCGCTCTACCAGATGCTCAGCCACGGGGTGATCTCCGGGGCGCTCTTCCTCTGCGTCGGCGTGGTCTACGACCGCATGCACACCCGCGAGATCGCCTTCTACGGCGGGCTGGTGAGCCGCATGCCCTGGTACGCGGCGGTGTTCATGCTGTTCACCATGGGCAACGTCGGCCTGCCGGGCACCTCGGGCTTCGTGGGCGAGATCCTGACCATGGCCGGGGCCTACGGCGCCTCGACCTGGACGGCGATCATCGCCGCCACCGGGGTCATCCTCTCGGCGGTCTACGCGCTCAGCCTCTACCGCCGCGTGGTGTTCGGCGAGCTGGTCAATCCGAAGCTCGCCGCGATCACCGATCTCGACTGGCGTGAGGTGGCGATCTTCGCGCCGCTGATCGCCTCGACGCTGGTGCTCGGCGTCTATCCGAATTTCGTGTTCAACCTGACCCAGACCTCGGTCGACCACCTGGTGGCGGTCTACCGCGCGGCGGCCGGCGGGTGA
- a CDS encoding NADH-quinone oxidoreductase subunit J has protein sequence MALQAIAFYLLAAVTIAAGFAVVSARNPVHSVLFLISAFFSAAGLFVLLGAEFLAMLLIVVYVGAVAVLFLFVVMMLDVDFAALRQGFARYMPLGGLIAGGLALEMVVVATTVATRGAAKLNDTPMASGAGAVASVTNAEAIGRVLYTDYVYFFQAAGMVLLVAMIGAIVLTLRHKPGVRRQVIADQVLRSPKTGMRMVTLKPGEGMDQ, from the coding sequence ATGGCCCTCCAGGCGATCGCATTTTACTTGCTGGCTGCGGTGACCATCGCCGCGGGATTCGCCGTCGTCTCGGCGCGTAATCCCGTGCACTCGGTGCTGTTCCTGATCTCGGCCTTCTTCTCGGCCGCGGGCCTCTTCGTCCTCCTGGGCGCGGAGTTCCTCGCGATGCTGCTGATCGTCGTCTACGTGGGCGCGGTCGCCGTGCTGTTCCTGTTCGTGGTCATGATGCTGGACGTCGACTTCGCCGCCCTGCGGCAAGGCTTCGCCCGCTACATGCCGCTGGGCGGCCTGATCGCCGGCGGCCTCGCGCTCGAGATGGTGGTGGTGGCCACCACGGTGGCGACCCGCGGCGCGGCCAAGCTCAATGACACGCCGATGGCGTCCGGGGCCGGCGCCGTCGCCAGCGTGACCAACGCCGAGGCCATCGGGCGGGTGCTCTACACCGACTACGTCTACTTCTTCCAGGCGGCCGGCATGGTGCTGCTGGTGGCGATGATCGGAGCCATCGTGCTCACCCTTCGCCACAAGCCCGGCGTCCGCCGCCAGGTGATCGCCGACCAGGTCCTGCGCTCGCCGAAGACCGGCATGCGCATGGTCACCCTCAAGCCCGGCGAAGGGATGGACCAATGA
- the nuoL gene encoding NADH-quinone oxidoreductase subunit L produces the protein MDPRTLVTVILFAPLLGAVVAGLFGRRLGDTVSMAVTTGLLILAALLSWTVFAQWTWGHLEPFTITYAPFIHVGRFLSDWSFRLDGLSAVMLVVVTTVSSLVHLYSWGYMAEDDSKPRFFAYLSLFTFAMLSLISAADFMQLFFGWEGVGLASYLLIGFWFKKPTANAAAIKAFVVNRVGDFGFALGIMTVFWSFGTIRFAEIFPQVATLANHTWLFAGQNWRLMDLACSLLFVGAMGKSAQFFLHTWLPDAMEGPTPVSALIHAATMVTAGVYMVCLLSPMFEYAPVAKHIVTVIGAITALFAATVGLVQNDIKRVIAYSTCSQLGYMFMAAGVGAYQSGMFHLFTHAFFKALLFLGAGSVIHAMAHEQDMRRYGGLAKYLPVTFAVMTIGTIAITGLGIPGVELGFAGFYSKDSIIHAAYAAGSAGDPMGYFAFVIGVFVAGLTAFYSWRLAFFTFNGHARWTSEDLEHHWHNRDHADDHASGAQIETHDEPLEHHDAHAHGHDHGHHGPALPHESPWTMRLPLVLLSIGAIAAGYVFEEKFVGAEQHEFWRGAIFTAANNHVLGPSHAPEWTVLAPLVVSVIGLLGAAYVYIAREGLGARLAARGGPLYVFFYNKWFFDELYEATFVRGAKLLGDLFWKGGDQKIIDGLGPDGVSAVSYALGRRTGRLQTGYLYHYAFVMLLGVAGLLSYALWAWNA, from the coding sequence ATGGATCCCCGCACCCTCGTCACCGTCATCCTGTTCGCGCCGCTGCTGGGCGCGGTCGTGGCCGGCCTGTTCGGCCGCCGGCTCGGCGACACCGTCTCCATGGCGGTCACCACGGGCCTGCTGATCCTGGCGGCCCTGCTGTCCTGGACGGTCTTCGCCCAGTGGACCTGGGGCCACCTGGAGCCGTTCACGATCACCTATGCGCCCTTCATCCACGTGGGCCGCTTCCTGTCCGACTGGTCCTTCCGCCTGGATGGGCTGTCGGCGGTGATGCTGGTGGTGGTGACGACGGTCTCGTCGCTCGTCCACCTCTACAGCTGGGGCTACATGGCGGAGGACGACTCCAAGCCGCGGTTCTTCGCCTACCTGTCGCTGTTCACCTTCGCCATGCTGTCGCTGATCAGCGCCGCCGACTTCATGCAGCTGTTCTTCGGCTGGGAAGGCGTGGGCCTGGCGAGCTACCTGCTCATCGGCTTCTGGTTCAAGAAGCCCACCGCCAACGCCGCGGCGATCAAGGCCTTCGTGGTCAACCGGGTCGGCGACTTCGGCTTCGCGCTTGGCATCATGACGGTGTTCTGGTCGTTCGGGACCATCCGCTTCGCCGAGATCTTCCCGCAGGTGGCGACGCTGGCCAACCACACCTGGCTGTTCGCCGGCCAGAACTGGCGGCTGATGGACCTGGCCTGCTCGCTGCTGTTCGTCGGCGCCATGGGCAAGTCGGCGCAGTTCTTCCTGCACACCTGGCTGCCGGACGCCATGGAAGGCCCGACGCCGGTCTCCGCCCTGATCCACGCGGCGACCATGGTGACCGCCGGCGTCTACATGGTCTGCCTGCTGTCGCCGATGTTCGAGTACGCGCCGGTGGCCAAGCACATCGTCACCGTGATCGGCGCGATCACCGCCCTGTTCGCGGCGACCGTGGGCCTGGTGCAGAACGACATCAAGCGGGTGATCGCCTATTCGACCTGCTCGCAGCTCGGCTACATGTTCATGGCCGCCGGCGTCGGCGCCTACCAGTCGGGGATGTTCCACCTCTTCACCCACGCCTTCTTCAAGGCGCTGCTGTTCCTGGGCGCGGGCTCGGTGATCCACGCCATGGCCCACGAGCAGGACATGCGCCGCTACGGCGGCCTGGCGAAGTACCTGCCGGTCACCTTCGCGGTGATGACCATCGGCACCATCGCCATCACCGGCCTCGGCATCCCGGGCGTGGAGCTGGGCTTCGCCGGCTTCTATTCCAAGGACTCGATCATCCACGCCGCCTACGCCGCCGGTTCGGCGGGCGATCCGATGGGCTACTTCGCCTTCGTGATCGGCGTGTTCGTGGCCGGCCTGACCGCCTTCTACTCCTGGCGCCTGGCCTTCTTCACCTTCAACGGCCACGCCCGCTGGACCTCCGAGGACCTCGAGCACCACTGGCACAACCGCGATCACGCGGACGACCACGCCAGCGGCGCCCAGATCGAGACCCACGACGAGCCGCTGGAACACCACGACGCCCATGCCCACGGCCACGACCACGGCCACCATGGCCCGGCGCTGCCGCACGAGAGCCCCTGGACCATGCGCCTGCCGCTGGTCCTGCTGTCGATCGGCGCGATCGCCGCCGGCTACGTCTTCGAGGAGAAGTTCGTCGGCGCCGAGCAGCACGAGTTCTGGCGCGGCGCGATCTTCACCGCCGCCAACAACCACGTCCTCGGCCCGAGCCATGCGCCGGAGTGGACGGTGCTCGCGCCGCTGGTGGTGTCGGTGATCGGCCTGTTGGGCGCGGCCTACGTCTATATCGCCCGCGAGGGCCTGGGGGCGCGGCTCGCGGCCCGCGGCGGCCCGCTCTACGTCTTCTTCTACAACAAGTGGTTCTTCGACGAGCTCTACGAGGCAACCTTCGTCCGCGGGGCGAAGTTGCTGGGCGACCTGTTCTGGAAGGGCGGCGACCAGAAGATCATCGACGGGCTGGGCCCGGACGGGGTCTCGGCGGTCTCCTATGCGCTCGGCCGCCGGACCGGCCGGCTGCAGACCGGCTACCTCTATCACTACGCCTTCGTGATGCTCCTGGGCGTCGCCGGGCTTCTCTCCTACGCCCTCTGGGCCTGGAACGCGTAA
- the nuoK gene encoding NADH-quinone oxidoreductase subunit NuoK — protein MTIGLAHYLAVAAILFTIGVFGIFVNRKNIIVILMSVELILLAVNINLVAFSVYLHNVVGQIFAMFVLTVAAAEAAVGLAILVTFFRNRGDISVDDASMMKG, from the coding sequence ATGACCATCGGTCTCGCGCACTACCTCGCGGTCGCCGCGATCCTGTTCACCATCGGGGTCTTCGGCATCTTCGTGAACCGCAAGAACATCATCGTCATCCTGATGTCCGTGGAGCTGATCCTGCTCGCGGTGAACATCAACCTGGTGGCCTTCTCGGTCTACCTGCACAACGTCGTCGGGCAGATCTTCGCGATGTTCGTGCTGACCGTGGCCGCGGCCGAAGCCGCCGTCGGACTGGCGATCCTGGTCACCTTCTTCCGCAACCGCGGCGACATCTCCGTCGACGACGCCTCGATGATGAAGGGCTGA